The Candidatus Poribacteria bacterium genome contains a region encoding:
- a CDS encoding VTT domain-containing protein, which produces MDAVRPHTATRLIAISSAILAVGVILSAAWLIYPPGRGLVYLCLYTVLTNTYISLLPYEPFLFYYSALYAPMWVTAAAGVGALLSGSIDYATLNPVLHLAKIRRHFVERRLYRWPVRVYDRAPFLLIVFAALTPFPFYPVKFLALSTRYPMGRYLAALMVGRLPRFYALASVGHAIHIPLWVLVLSFVAMFGVTFLGSKLRRKGARG; this is translated from the coding sequence ATGGATGCAGTACGACCGCATACCGCGACACGTCTGATCGCCATCTCATCCGCGATCCTGGCGGTGGGAGTCATTCTGTCCGCTGCTTGGCTGATCTATCCGCCCGGGCGTGGGCTGGTCTATCTCTGCCTCTACACCGTCCTGACGAACACCTACATCTCCCTCCTTCCGTACGAGCCGTTCCTGTTCTACTACTCTGCGCTTTACGCGCCGATGTGGGTCACGGCAGCGGCGGGAGTCGGCGCGCTCCTGTCCGGCTCGATCGATTACGCGACGCTGAACCCCGTGCTGCACCTCGCAAAGATCCGGCGCCACTTCGTCGAACGTCGGCTCTATCGGTGGCCGGTCCGCGTCTATGACAGAGCGCCGTTCCTGTTGATCGTTTTTGCCGCTCTGACCCCGTTTCCGTTCTACCCCGTGAAGTTCCTGGCTCTCTCGACTCGCTATCCGATGGGGCGGTACCTCGCCGCGCTGATGGTCGGACGACTGCCCCGGTTCTACGCACTGGCATCCGTCGGGCATGCGATTCACATACCGCTATGGGTGCTTGTCCTATCGTTCGTCGCGATGTTCGGCGTGACGTTTCTCGGCTCGAAGCTCAGACGCAAAGGCGCGCGCGGCTGA